DNA from Coriobacteriaceae bacterium:
TTTTCCGTCGAGCAGACTCCCGTGCCCGATACCGCACATCAGGTTACGCGCGAGTCGCTGCTTGTACGCAGTGCAGTATCGTCCTTCGTTTCGAAGGCGTACCTGATGAGCTATCTAAAGTTCAATGGGTTTAATAGCTAACCGAGGTATAAAACGGGCGGGATAAGGGGCCAGTGGCCCCTTATCCCGCCCGTGCGTTTGTCTAGTTGGACATTATCGGCCCGAAGCCACGTCCATGCCGTAGCCGATGATGAGGCCGTGCATCTCGGCGTAATAAGAATCTAGGCCGTTGCAGGGCATGATGATGGTCTTGGAGCCTGGCCAGCGCTCCACAATGCGGCTGGCAAGCGCCTGGGCGCCCGCCTCATTCTCAACATGGTCGATAACGACCTCACCGCCAGTAAAGCCCTCGGCCTCCATGGTGTCGACAATCTTGGTGAGCATCTTCTTTTCGCCACGCGTGTGCCCAACGAGTTCAATTTTGCCCGCCTCGCTCGCCGTGCCCAATATGCGGATATTGAGCTTGTTGGCAATAACGCCGGCCGCCTTAGGGATACGTCCGGCCTTTGCAAGGTTTTCGTAATTGCACAAACTAAAGAGGATCTTGCTGTTCTGCTCCAAGCTATCGAAATAGGCGCAGGCGTCCTCAAAGGAGACGTCCGGGTTACTTGCAAGATAACGATCAAACAGTAAGAAGATCAGGTCCATCTTGCCGCCCGCTGCCCGCGAGTTGACCAGGTGAATCTGACGGTTGGGCTCTTCGGCAAGTACCATATCGCGTGCCGTAGCGGCAGCATTGTAGCTTCCAGAGACGCCCTCGGAGATGGGCATGCAGATCGTCTTGTCGGCGAGCTTAAAGAGCTCAGTCCACTCCCCTACGCTTGGACAGGCGCTCGAAGAAGCGCTCGACTCTGCCTGCACGGCACAATTGAGCTCGTGCACGTTGAGCGTCAGGTCGTCAACAAATTCACGCTCCCCCACTCGAATCTTAAGGGGTGCAAATGCAAAGGTGGTATGAGGTGCGGTTGGCTGCCAATCGCGAAGATTGCAGCTCGAATCGGAGATAAGCGCCCAGCTCATTGAGGGTCCTTTCTACTTGTTCCTCAACAATTATAGCCGTCTTTCTCATCAATTGGACGGCTATCTAGTTTTGAATACTAGATAGCCGTGCTGATCTTAAGGCAAACGGTAGGGGCAAAAAGAATGGGCCTCGCGACTCAAGATCGCAAGGCCCACGTTCGTTCGCTGTAGTAATAAATTAGTAGCGTACGAAGATGTAGTTGTTGTTCATACCGGCTGCGACGGAGCTGATGATGACGCCCGTCTTGTAGTCGGAAGCATGGATCATCTGGCCGTTACCAATGTAGATGCCGGTGTGGTAAGAGTTAACCACGACGTCACCAGGCTGGGGATCGGACACGCGGGTCCAGCCCATAAAGGTGCCCGTGGTGCCAAGGCGGCAATAACGGCCGGTGAGGCAGTAGCTTACAAAACCGGAGCAGTCAAAGCTGTTCGGTCCAATGCCGCCCCAAGAATAAGCATAACCGAGCTTGCTGTAGGCGCGCGAAACAACGGTACCACCGTCAACGGACTGGCTCGGTGCGGAAGGCGTCGGAGCCGGAGCGGGCGTCACGGGCTGCGGCGTGGGGGCAGGAGCGGGAGCGGGCGCAGGCGTATTGCCGCCACCATTATTGGTCGTGCCGCCACCATTATTGGTGTTCTCGGTCGTACCGGCGGTGTCGTTGCTCACCGTGGCCTTTTCGGCGGTGCTGGCATTGATGCCAGCCTGAAGCGCGGCGTTGGCCTCGGCCTCGGCAGCAAGCTCGGCCTGCAGCTGTGAATCCAGGGAGTTCACGACACTCTGGGCCTCAGCCTGCTGGGCATTGAGCTCGTCGACCTTCTTCTGCGTCGCGGCGACGTTCTTCTCCTGCTCGGCTTGCTTATCGGTGAGCTGCTGCTTAAGGTCCTTGACCTCCTGAATGGTCTGGGCCTGCTTGTCGGAAACCTTGCCGTAGTAGAACAGACGGTTGAGCATATCGCCCAGATCATCGACGCCCGTCAGAACTTGAAGGAGACTCAGACCGCCGGTCTTGTACTCACCGGCAACGTAGGACGAAAGCTTTGCCTGGCCCTCGGCAATCTCTTGCTGCTTTTGCGTGATCTCGCCTGCAGTCTGATCAAGCTCCTGCGTCTGTGCGGAGAGCTCTTCATGAATTTGCTGGGTTTGGGTGCCAATCTGCTCGAGTTTGGTACGGGCAGCGGCAAGGTCGGATGCGGTATCGGCGTAGGCCGGAGCCACGAGGCCCAGGCCCAAAACACAAGCGAGGGTTGCCGTAGCAGCGCAGCGTGCCATGTTTCTGTGCGTGTTTGCTGTGCGCATGTAGCTTCCTTTCCGGTATCTAAGGGTAGCGGCTAGTCCACCGTTACCAGGCTAAAGAGCTCAACGTCCTCGTTAGAAGGCGTGAGCTTCTTGCGCGGGTTGAGAAACGCAAGCTCAAGGATACAACCGTAACCCACAAGCTTTGCGCCCATATCTCGCACCAGTTTACCTGTTGCCTCGACGGTTCCGCCCGTCGCGACCAAGTCGTCCAGAATCAACACGGTATCTTTAGAGCTGATGGCATCGGCGTGGATTTCGATAGAATCCGTTCCATACTCGAGTTCGTAGCTCTCGCTTACCGTCTTGCGCGGCAGTTTGCCCGGCTTACGTGCGGGAACAAAGCCGGCACCCAGGGCGACGGCCACGGGCACGCCCACCATAAAACCGCGGGCCTCGGGTCCTACGACCTTGGTAATGCCCATGTCGGCAAAATGCTCGGCCAAGGCATCCACCATGGCCTTCAGGGCCTCGGGATTTCCAAAGAGCGGCGTGATGTCCTTAAAGACGACTCCGGGCTCGGGATAGTCGGGGATATCGACGATATGAGATTCGAAGTCGTAAATGGGTGACCTTTCATGGATTGCCGGGTGAACGGCGGTTATTTGCCCGTGTTAGCAGACGAGCTATGCGAGGGAACGACGACCTTGGACGGCTGCACGAGCGACTCGTCGTGCGCGGCAACCGCGGGGACGCTTGTCGCATCGCTTTTAGCCTTGGTGGATTCGGAACGCGCGATCTCCTCATCGAGGGCATCGATGTCAGCGTCCTCGACTACGGCGTTGAGCGACTCAAAGACACGGTTCTTAAGGAGCGCGGTGTGAACACCCTCGGTGAGGTCGTGCAGCTTCTTAAAAGCGCGCTCGAGCTTGGCGTCGCGCTCGTCATCGGAGGTATCCATGCCGAGCATGCTCACGAGAACCTGCTCAAACATCGAAGACTCGCGATTTGCCGACGAAACGTACTGACGCAGGTTGCGCGGCTCAATGTGGAAGCGCGACAGCTCCGAGCAGTAACGGATAATCGGGAAATCTCGGCCATCGACGAGCTCTCGGTTCTGCGGGCTCTTGATGATGCGGATAAGATCGTTCTCGGCAAGGGAGCGGATAAACGAAATCTCGACGCCGAGCATATCGGGAATAGTCTCGATGGGATGCAGCTTTTGCTTGGTCTCCTTGGGCTCCGTCTTAAGCGGAACATCGGACAGAAGACCCACCTCGTAAGCCAAAGTGGACAGGTCCGTTGCGTTTTCCAAGCGCTGCTTAATGACGTTGAGCGGCATATAGCGGGTCTTCTGCAGGTGCAGGATGACCTCGAGACGATCAACGTCTTCCTTGGAGTACTGGCGATACCCCTTAGGCGTACGATGAGGGGTGATGAGCCCCTCATCTTCTAGAAATCTAATTTTTGAGTTCGATAGATCGGGGTATGCGCCTCGAAGAAGGTTGACGACTTGGCCGATACTCAGATAGTTGCGTTCGGCCATTACCTACTCACCGGTTTCGATGCGCTCCGGCGTGCTCTCGTGGTAGATGAGCGTGAACGTACCGATCTGAACGGAAGAGCCGTCGTGCAGCGGAGCACCGTTGACGATGGCGCCGTCAACCCACGTACCATTGAGCGAGCCCAGATCCTCAATACGGGCGCCCAGGCCCTCACGAATAATGCGTGCGTGGCTGCGCGAGACGGTCATGTCGTTGAGGAAGATGCCGTTCGCGGGATCGCGGCCGATGGTGGTCACGTCGTCCTCGAGCTCAAAGGCAGCTCCGGTCTGCGGACCCTTGACGATGGACAGAACCGGAGCGGTGATGCGCACGTTGGCCATAAGGTCGGGAACGGTGACATCGCTCGAAGGAACGCGGAAAACGCAGGTAGCGTCCGCAGTCTTATCGTTCTGAGGCATATTGTTAACCTTGTTGTCCATGACAACCCCTATCTAACGCGGACGTGCCGCAAAGAATGAACCGTACGTAATCATACCCCAATGAATCAGTCTTCGATTTCGGGGTTGAGAAAGTCGGTGTCCTCGTCCTCGGGATGCGCGATGGCCTGTTTAATGGCCGCCCCTCCCTTAATGGAATAGATGACAGCGGTGAGCATGGAGAAGATGACGCCGCCGTATACAAAGAAGATGCCGAGGGGCACCGAGCTGCCGTTGAGGCCTGGGAATGCCGTGAACGTGGCGGGCAGCAGATGCCAGCCGTCGATGACGGGGAACCCAAGCAGCATGAGCGAGAAGCCGGTCATGAGCAGTGCCGTGGCAATCTTGCCGGGAAAGACGACGTCGATGGGGCGCCGGTGGTAGTGGCGCACGATGAGCGTGCCGATGCCCAGGTAGATATCGCGACCGATGATGAGCACGCAGACCCAGATGGGAAGCTCGCCGCGGACCACCAGGCCCAGCACGCCGGTAAACAGCAGCGCGCGGTCGCAGATGGGATCCATAACCTTGCCGAGCCACGAGACCGTTTTGGTCATGCGGGCAATCTGACCGTCCATCCAGTCGGTGGAAGCCGCGATGGCATAGATGACAATGGCAACGACACGGTTGTTGTCCGTCACAAACAGGTACAGGAAGACGAGCGTGAGGACCAGGCGCGTAAAGGTGATGAAATTGGAGATCGTAAAGATCTTATTCGACGGGTAATCGGAAGTGCCGATAAGCTCCTTTTTGATCTTCTTCTTGATGCCCACAGGACTCCCCCGCTGGTAAACGACAAAACTTTCGATACTATACCCGTTCTAGCGATGTCTATCCAGCGTAAGCATAGAGAGTCCAGACATGTGAAGAGTGGTTCTGGGCTGCGCTTGATTCAGCATTTGTGTACATCAGCCTCCAAAAGCGACATTTTTCGGCATCTTTGGTGGCTGGTGTACACGTTTTGATTTGGTGATTACATCGATCGGG
Protein-coding regions in this window:
- a CDS encoding DegV family protein, with translation MSWALISDSSCNLRDWQPTAPHTTFAFAPLKIRVGEREFVDDLTLNVHELNCAVQAESSASSSACPSVGEWTELFKLADKTICMPISEGVSGSYNAAATARDMVLAEEPNRQIHLVNSRAAGGKMDLIFLLFDRYLASNPDVSFEDACAYFDSLEQNSKILFSLCNYENLAKAGRIPKAAGVIANKLNIRILGTASEAGKIELVGHTRGEKKMLTKIVDTMEAEGFTGGEVVIDHVENEAGAQALASRIVERWPGSKTIIMPCNGLDSYYAEMHGLIIGYGMDVASGR
- a CDS encoding FHA domain-containing protein, with amino-acid sequence MDNKVNNMPQNDKTADATCVFRVPSSDVTVPDLMANVRITAPVLSIVKGPQTGAAFELEDDVTTIGRDPANGIFLNDMTVSRSHARIIREGLGARIEDLGSLNGTWVDGAIVNGAPLHDGSSVQIGTFTLIYHESTPERIETGE
- a CDS encoding adenine phosphoribosyltransferase, with product MYDFESHIVDIPDYPEPGVVFKDITPLFGNPEALKAMVDALAEHFADMGITKVVGPEARGFMVGVPVAVALGAGFVPARKPGKLPRKTVSESYELEYGTDSIEIHADAISSKDTVLILDDLVATGGTVEATGKLVRDMGAKLVGYGCILELAFLNPRKKLTPSNEDVELFSLVTVD
- a CDS encoding MerR family transcriptional regulator produces the protein MAERNYLSIGQVVNLLRGAYPDLSNSKIRFLEDEGLITPHRTPKGYRQYSKEDVDRLEVILHLQKTRYMPLNVIKQRLENATDLSTLAYEVGLLSDVPLKTEPKETKQKLHPIETIPDMLGVEISFIRSLAENDLIRIIKSPQNRELVDGRDFPIIRYCSELSRFHIEPRNLRQYVSSANRESSMFEQVLVSMLGMDTSDDERDAKLERAFKKLHDLTEGVHTALLKNRVFESLNAVVEDADIDALDEEIARSESTKAKSDATSVPAVAAHDESLVQPSKVVVPSHSSSANTGK
- a CDS encoding CDP-alcohol phosphatidyltransferase family protein, with the protein product MGIKKKIKKELIGTSDYPSNKIFTISNFITFTRLVLTLVFLYLFVTDNNRVVAIVIYAIAASTDWMDGQIARMTKTVSWLGKVMDPICDRALLFTGVLGLVVRGELPIWVCVLIIGRDIYLGIGTLIVRHYHRRPIDVVFPGKIATALLMTGFSLMLLGFPVIDGWHLLPATFTAFPGLNGSSVPLGIFFVYGGVIFSMLTAVIYSIKGGAAIKQAIAHPEDEDTDFLNPEIED
- a CDS encoding NlpC/P60 family protein, which encodes MRTANTHRNMARCAATATLACVLGLGLVAPAYADTASDLAAARTKLEQIGTQTQQIHEELSAQTQELDQTAGEITQKQQEIAEGQAKLSSYVAGEYKTGGLSLLQVLTGVDDLGDMLNRLFYYGKVSDKQAQTIQEVKDLKQQLTDKQAEQEKNVAATQKKVDELNAQQAEAQSVVNSLDSQLQAELAAEAEANAALQAGINASTAEKATVSNDTAGTTENTNNGGGTTNNGGGNTPAPAPAPAPTPQPVTPAPAPTPSAPSQSVDGGTVVSRAYSKLGYAYSWGGIGPNSFDCSGFVSYCLTGRYCRLGTTGTFMGWTRVSDPQPGDVVVNSYHTGIYIGNGQMIHASDYKTGVIISSVAAGMNNNYIFVRY